In one Juglans regia cultivar Chandler chromosome 11, Walnut 2.0, whole genome shotgun sequence genomic region, the following are encoded:
- the LOC118349904 gene encoding uncharacterized protein LOC118349904, translating to MGFVKEWIDLIMQCIGIVSYSILLNGSPKSPFKPSRGIRQGDPLSPYLFILCSEVLTFALNQFEQKGLISGFPITRGSLSVNHLFFTDDSLVFCKAQLQEWGRLHNILSSYESASSERLNPEKSSIYFSKNTRKEIQNSILFTAGIKASGPFERYLGLPSYIAKTRVRRADSFVWKSITAARPLLYEGLLWKIGNGNKVKIWSDRWLPIPMSYKTQSPPKVLSTEATVSSLIDQDTHSWNLPLVQSVFISGEVAIISRMHISPCNSNDKQVWRCTKNGIFSVKSAYHLQVSVNDLNKGQASDPTKHEVLWKLLWMLKVLNKAKMFLWRSAREILPTRVNLHKRKIIDSHMCPICLSHPKTVSHVLWTCKATQDVWSNSSRRLQKSRTEEAPFYELLTELLSTLPLEEHTKLALTAKEIWYKRNKFIFESKFASPQHVLKSALALYSWMS from the exons ATGGGTTTTGTTAAGGAGTGGATTGACCTGATTATGCAGTGTATTGGCATTGTATCTTATTCAATCTTACTAAATGGTTCACCTAAATCACCCTTCAAGCCTTCAAGGGGTATACGTCAAGGAGACCCTCTCTCACCCTATTTGTTTATTCTATGCTCAGAAGTTCTCACCTTTGCATTGAATCAATTTGAACAAAAGGGCTTAATCTCTGGCTTCCCTATCACTAGAGGCTCTTTGTCTGTTAATCATCTCTTTTTTACAGATGATAGCCTGGTTTTTTGTAAAGCACAGCTGCAGGAATGGGGCAGGCTACATAACATCCTCTCTTCATATGAATCAGCTTCGAGTGAAAGGCTAAATCCTGAGAAGTCTTCAATCTATTTTAGCAAGAATACAAGGAAAGAGATCCAAAATTCCATCCTGTTTACTGCTGGGATTAAAGCCTCGGGGCCTTTTGAAAGATATCTGGGTTTACCTTCTTACATAGCCAAGA CAAGAGTTAGAAGGGCTGATTCTTTTGTGTGGAAAAGTATTACAGCAGCCAGACCACTACTCTATGAGGGCCTTCTATGGAAGATTGgtaatggaaacaaagtgaaGATTTGGTCAGATCGATGGCTGCCTATCCCAATGTCTTATAAGACTCAGTCTCCTCCCAAGGTTCTCAGCACAGAAGCAACTGTTAGCTCTCTCATCGACCAAGACACTCACTCTTGGAACCTACCCCTTGTTCAGAGTGTTTTCATCTCTGGGGAGGTTGCTATCATCTCTAGAATGCATATCAGTCCCTGCAACAGCAATGACAAGCAAGTTTGGAGGTGCACTAAGAATGGGATCTTCTCAGTTAAATCAGCATACCATCTCCAAGTCTCTGTGAATGATCTCAATAAGGGGCAAGCATCAGACCCTACTAAACATGAGGTCCTATGGAAACTGCTATGGATGCTTAAAGTGCTTAACAAAGCCAAAATGTTCCTCTGGAGATCAGCTAGGGAAATCCTTCCCACCAGAGTAAACTTGCACAAAAGGAAGATCATTGATTCACATATGTGTCCTATATGCTTATCTCATCCAAAAACAGTGTCCCATGTACTATGGACGTGTAAAGCAACCCAAGATGTATGGAGCAATAGCTCAAGAAGGTTACAGAAAAGTAGGACTGAGGAGGCACCATTTTATGAATTGCTTACAGAGCTTCTATCCACTCTTCCACTTGAGGAACACACTAAGTTAGCTCTCACAGCTAAGGAAATTTGGTACAAAaggaacaaatttatttttgaatccaaattcGCTTCACCTCAACATGTCTTAAAGTCTGCACTAGCATTATATAGTTGGATGAGCTAG